In Solanum stenotomum isolate F172 unplaced genomic scaffold, ASM1918654v1 scaffold6733, whole genome shotgun sequence, a single genomic region encodes these proteins:
- the LOC125852910 gene encoding histone-lysine N-methyltransferase ATX2-like: MAFPLTDSTLSPNEDTKAKQLLEEEERNQQVDEEDDDRERVTPLRYVPLCDVYSATSPYVGASGSKKVKAARKILPHLETDDHPKHSQTQHISSMSGRELPIIHFYTRRRKRKRHEPSFYDSLISRSVKLANCNGDSENGVDDGEGNEVGVKFKENQRRKERYSKLFAPQMKLGNFSNGIIEDEGKDDEMVIKNKQKRKVGNSNQVPHPKKLANIFNGNREEESEDKENLIRSRDKQKRSVGDLKLVSHSVKLANFPKGNRVEEGETEDGEEEVVIKNKEKVENLEVVKLCVESERDDQGEDDGVVVVKHIKKEKKRSKVVNSELENLRVEANVISLFDESCSRGTRNSAGKNKIDTNHGNNSKEFNSMGNMKEQKENCILGNSLNNKSLRSIRTKKWVWLSFEGVDPKKFIGLQCKAYWPLDAVWYTGRIIGYNSETERHHVKYVDGDEEDLLLSNERIKFSVTLEEMNRLKLRPRDTSPETDVIGVDEMIVLAASLVDCEALEPGDIIWAKLTGHAMWPAIVLDESRAGGCKGLNKGSGEKSVLVQFFGTHDFARVKLKQVISFLRGLLSSFHLKCKKPKFIQSLEEAKMYLSEQKLSKGMLWLQNSINADNNTEIEENEGSSDSGDEGLRRKLEEVRSCPFELGDLKIVSLGKIVEDSELFRDEEFIWPEGYTAVRKLPSVTDPGVRVSYKMEVLRDPDFRTRPLFRVTLDSQEQFKGSSPSACWNKVYKRMRKTQVDNFDESISSRESERTFGSGSHMFGFSHPEISKLIKELSKSRLLAKSLKLANSKNQDLPAGYRSVRVKWKDLDKCNVCHMDEEYENNLFLQCDKCRMMVHARCYGEREPMDGVLWLCNLCRPEAPVVPPPCCLCPVIGGAMKPTTDGRWAHLACAIWIPETCLSDIKKMEPIDGLSRISKDRWKLLCSICSVPYGACIQCSNPVCRVAYHPLCARAAGFCVELEDEDRLHLIPMDDDEEDQCIRLLSFCKKHRAVSNERLAVDECVGQKACEYSDYVPPPNPSGCARSEPYNYFGRRGRKEPEVLTAASLKRLYVENRPYLVGGHSQHDQSSDTLSSSCAGSGHTLDLQKLRCSQLTSRSIVSMVEKYNYMKETLGQRLAFGKSGIHGFGIFAKLPQKAGDMVIEYTGELVRPPIADRREHLIYNSLVGAGTYMFRIDDQRVIDATRAGSIAHLINHSCEPNCYSRVISVNSIDHIIIFSKRDIKQWEELTYDYRFLSIDEQLACYCGFPRCRGVVNDTEAEERMAKLYAPRSELIDWEGE; this comes from the exons ATGGCGTTTCCGTTAACTGATTCAACTCTTTCACCCAATGAAGATACGAAAGCTAAGCAGTTGTTGGAAGAGGAGGAACGAAATCAGCAGGTGGATGAAGAGGATGATGATCGAGAGAGAGTTACTCCTTTGAGATATGTCCCATTGTGCGATGTGTACTCCGCTACTTCCCCTTACGTGGGTGCAAGTGGGTCGAAAAAAGTTAAAGCTGCTCGCAAAATCCTCCCACATTTGGAGACCGACGATCACCCCAAGCATTCGCAAACGCAGCACATTTCTTCAATGTCTGGAAGGGAACTCCCTATTATTCACTTCTACACTCGCCGTCGCAAGAGGAAACGACATGAACCTTCTTTTTACGACTCGTTAATCTCTCGATCGGTGAAATTAGCTAATTGCAACGGTGACAGTGAAAATGGGGTAGATGACGGTGAAGGAAATGAAGTGGGTGTAAAATTTAAGGAGAATCAGAGGAGAAAGGAGCGTTATTCAAAGCTTTTTGCTCCGCAGATGAAATTAGGGAATTTCTCCAATGGAATTATAGAAGACGAGGGAAAAGATGATGAAATGGTTATAAAGAACAAGCAGAAGCGAAAAGTGGGCAATTCAAATCAAGTTCCTCACCCGAAAAAATTAGCGAATATCTTCAATGGAAATAGAGAAGAAGAGAGTGAAGACAAGGAAAATCTTATAAGGAGTAGGGATAAGCAGAAGAGGAGCGTCGGAGATTTGAAACTAGTTTCTCACTCTGTCAAATTAGCCAATTTTCCCAAGGGAAACAGAGTAGAAGAGGGGGAAACTGAGGATGGAGAAGAGGAAGTGGTTATAAAGAATAAGGAGAAGGTGGAAAATTTAGAAGTAGTGAAATTGTGTGTCGAGAGTGAGCGGGACGACCAGGGAGAAGATGATGGAGTAGTGGTTGTGAAACATAttaagaaggagaagaagaggagtaAGGTAGTTAATTCAGAGCTGGAAAATTTGAGGGTAGAAGCTAATGTAATTAGTCTGTTCGATGAGTCTTGTTCGAGAGGAACTCGAAATAGTGCTGGTAAAAATAAAATCGACACCAATCATGGTAACAATTCCAAAGAATTTAACTCAATGGGTAACATGaaggaacaaaaagaaaattgtattttgGGGAATAGCTTGAATAACAAAAGCTTAAGGTCAATTCGGACCAAGAAATGGGTTTG GCTGAGTTTTGAAGGAGTTGATCCCAAGAAATTTATTGGGCTACAATGTAAG GCGTATTGGCCATTAGATGCTGTTTGGTACACTGGTCGCATAATTGGGTACAACTCAGAGACTGAACGACATCAT GTGAAATATGTAGATGGGGATGAAGAAGATCTGCTTTTATCAAATGAAAGGATCAAGTTTTCTGTTACACTTGAGGAAATGAATCGTCTGAAGTTGAGACCACGCGATACGAGTCCTGAAACTGATGTAATCGGTGTTGATGAGATGATTGTATTAGCTGCTAGTTTGGTTGATTGTGAAGCTCTTGAGCCCGGAGATATTATATGGGCCAAGCTGACTG GTCATGCCATGTGGCCTGCCATTGTTCTAGATGAATCTCGTGCTGGTGGGTGTAAAGGTCTAAACAAAGGTTCAGGGGAAAAATCAGTTCTTGTGCAGTTTTTTGGCACCCATGATTTTGCTAG GGTCAAGTTAAAGCAAGTTATCTCTTTCTTAAGAGGGCTTCTTTCTTCCTTTCACCTCAAGTGCAAAAAGCCAAAATTTATTCAAAGTTTGGAGGAAGCAAAAAT GTATCTCTCTGAACAAAAGCTTTCAAAGGGGATGCTGTGGTTGCAGAATAGTATCAATGCAGATAATAATACTGAAATCGAAGAAAATGAAGGCAGTTCTGATTCAGGGGATGAGGGGTTGAggagaaagcttgaagaagtCAGAAGTTGTCCATTTGAATTGGGGGACTTGAAAATAGTTAGCCttg GAAAAATAGTAGAAGATTCGGAGCTCTTTCGAGATGAGGAATTTATCTGGCCAGAAGGTTATACTGCTGTGAGGAAGTTGCCATCAGTAACAG ATCCCGGTGTACGTGTATCATATAAGATGGAGGTACTGAGAGATCCTGATTTCAGGACACGACCTTTATTTAGAGTTACATTGGATAGTCAAGAACAG TTTAAGGGATCTTCACCATCTGCTTGCTGGAATAAAGTTTACAAACGGATGAGGAAGACGCAAGTTGACAATTTTGATGAATCAATATCTAGCCGTGAAAGTGAAAGGACCTTTGGATCAGGTTCTCATATGTTTGGCTTTTCTCATCCTGAAATTTCGAAACTTATAAAG GAGTTATCAAAGTCCAGGCTTCTTGCAAAATCCTTGAAACTGGCGAATTCGAAAAATCAAGACTTGCCGGCTGGTTATAGGTCCGTCCGTGTTAAATGGAAAGATCTGGACAAATGCAACGTATGCCATATGGATGAG GAGTATGAGAATAATTTGTTTTTGCAGTGTGACAAATGCCGAATGATG GTTCACGCTAGATGCTATGGGGAGCGGGAGCCTATGGATGGAGTACTTTGGTTATGCAATTTGTGTCGTCCAGAGGCTCCAGTAGTCCCTCCCCCTTGTTGCCTGTGCCCTGTTATTG GTGGTGCTATGAAGCCTACAACTGATGGACGTTGGGCTCATCTTGCTTGTGCCATTTGGATACcag AAACTTGCTTATCCGACATAAAGAAAATGGAGCCAATTGATGGTTTGAGCAGGATCAGCAAG GACCGCTGGAAGCTCTTGTGTAGTATCTGTTCTGTTCCTTATGGAGCTTGCATTCAG TGCTCAAACCCTGTGTGTAGGGTGGCTTATCATCCTCTTTGTGCACGTGCTGCTGGCTTCTGTGTTGAG CTTGAGGATGAAGACAGATTGCATTTAATCCCTATGGATGACGATGAAGAGGATCAGTGCATTCGGTTGCTTTCTTTCTGCAAGAAGCATAGAGCTGTATCTAATGAGCGTCTTGCTGTTGATGAGTGTGTCGGACAAAAAGCTTGTGAATATTCAGACTATGTTCCTCCACCAAATCCTTCTGGATGTGCTCGCAGTG AGCCTTACAATTATTttggaagaagaggaagaaaagaacCTGAAGTCCTTACAGCTGCATCGTTGAAGCGATTGTATGTAGAAAATAGGCCATATTTGGTTGGTGGCCATAGTCAACATGATCAATCGAGCGACACATTGTCTTCCTCATGTGCTGGCTCTGGACACACCCTTGACCTTCAAAAATTGAGGTGTTCACAGCTTACATCAAGGAGCATTGTTTCAATGGTTGAGAAATACAACTACATGAAAGAAACGCTAGGACAACGACTAGCCTTCG GGAAATCCGGAATACATGGGTTTGGCATCTTTGCGAAGCTCCCTCAGAAAGCGGGAGACATG GTAATTGAATACACTGGAGAACTTGTTAGACCTCCTATTGCCGACCGAAGGGAGCACCTAATTTACAACTCACTAGTG GGTGCTGGAACATACATGTTTCGAATTGATGATCAGCGTGTTATAGATGCCACAAGGGCTGGAAGCATTGCACATTTGATCAACCATTCGTGTGAA CCAAATTGCTACTCAAGAGTTATAAGTGTCAACAGCATTGACCATATAATCATATTTTCCAAACGAGATATTAAACAATGGGAAGAACTGACATATGATTACAG ATTCTTATCTATCGATGAACAACTTGCGTGTTATTGTGGGTTCCCAAGATGCCGAGGTGTAGTAAATGATACTGAAGCTGAGGAACGAATGGCAAAGCTGTATGCACCACGCAGTGAGTTAATAGACTGGGAAGGAGAATAA